The following proteins are co-located in the Billgrantia tianxiuensis genome:
- a CDS encoding sensor histidine kinase → MRLRNLILITVIAPLFLVLLIFSLVAIKSLEDNVRNRLEREVQVITNVIGTTLSHALTRDATEPLEESLYSAFSFHRIYGAYVFDANGREIYGLGLGQALFSPETIREVAEHGEMRAAYREHDGWHYYSALKPLLSATGEVQGVLQVNRLNTGIENYTGFLSQLALLAFVIGAAGIVLGIWWGFRRHIERPLERLLTVMQRVEAGDRGQRAEAEGPQEYERLAVALNGMLDAMAEKDADIEARRRKEIELEKRLRKSKKLAELGVLAAGVAHEIGAPLTVINGQAQRLARRETLDEADRAKLGRIRSEVERIVEIVRQLMELGRRHNVEKEPLELAELVGTARELVEEDFERNVIRLELDLSPSSSPLLANGQQLIQVLTNLLRNAAQAEGVSRVRIRSQEKEGWLTLWVEDDGSGIGDNDKPKVFDPFFTTKPVGQGSGLGLSMVHRIINDHGGTVGVFDSELGGAGFEIGLPLNDIDEGGTAT, encoded by the coding sequence ATGCGCCTACGCAACCTGATCCTTATCACCGTCATTGCGCCGCTCTTCCTCGTGCTGCTGATTTTCAGCCTGGTGGCTATCAAGTCGCTCGAGGACAATGTGCGCAACCGTCTGGAGCGTGAAGTCCAGGTCATCACCAACGTGATCGGCACTACGCTGAGCCATGCCTTGACCCGGGATGCCACCGAGCCGCTCGAGGAGTCGCTCTACTCCGCCTTCTCCTTCCATCGTATCTATGGCGCCTATGTCTTCGATGCCAACGGTCGGGAAATCTACGGCCTTGGGCTGGGCCAAGCCCTGTTCAGCCCCGAGACCATTCGCGAGGTGGCCGAGCATGGCGAGATGCGCGCCGCCTACCGCGAGCATGACGGCTGGCACTACTACTCGGCACTGAAGCCGCTGCTCTCCGCTACCGGCGAAGTACAGGGCGTGCTACAGGTCAACCGGCTCAACACCGGCATCGAGAATTACACCGGCTTTCTCAGCCAGTTGGCCCTGCTGGCCTTCGTCATCGGTGCGGCCGGTATCGTGCTGGGTATCTGGTGGGGTTTCCGCCGCCATATCGAACGGCCGCTGGAGCGCCTGCTCACGGTGATGCAGCGTGTCGAGGCCGGGGACCGCGGCCAGCGTGCCGAAGCCGAAGGCCCCCAGGAGTACGAACGCCTCGCCGTGGCGCTCAACGGTATGCTGGATGCCATGGCGGAAAAGGATGCCGACATCGAGGCACGCCGACGCAAGGAGATCGAGCTCGAGAAGCGCCTGCGCAAGTCGAAGAAGCTCGCCGAGTTGGGCGTGCTTGCCGCCGGAGTGGCGCATGAGATCGGCGCGCCGCTCACGGTGATCAATGGCCAGGCCCAGCGTCTGGCCCGGCGCGAAACGCTCGACGAGGCAGACCGGGCCAAGCTCGGGCGAATTCGCAGCGAGGTGGAGCGTATCGTCGAAATCGTACGCCAGCTCATGGAGCTGGGGCGGCGTCACAATGTCGAGAAGGAGCCGCTGGAGCTGGCTGAATTGGTCGGCACGGCACGCGAACTGGTGGAGGAGGATTTCGAGCGTAACGTCATTCGCCTGGAACTCGATCTTTCTCCCTCCTCTTCACCGCTGCTGGCCAATGGCCAGCAATTGATCCAGGTACTGACCAACCTCCTGCGCAATGCCGCCCAGGCTGAGGGAGTAAGCCGGGTACGCATACGCTCCCAAGAAAAGGAAGGCTGGCTAACCTTGTGGGTAGAGGATGATGGCTCGGGTATCGGCGACAATGACAAGCCGAAAGTCTTCGATCCTTTTTTCACGACCAAGCCCGTCGGCCAAGGCAGCGGCCTCGGGCTTTCCATGGTGCACCGCATTATCAACGACCACGGCGGTACCGTTGGGGTGTTCGACAGCGAACTGGGGGGAGCCGGCTTCGAAATCGGGCTACCACTGAACGATATCGATGAAGGAGGGACTGCCACGTGA
- a CDS encoding ABC transporter ATP-binding protein, which yields MSANASANSFQALVRLLRYARGYRRRIVAATTCSVINKIFDIAPEILIGVAIDVVVNQEHSFVARIGFTTPQEQIVVLAVLTFFIWAGESIFEYLYKILWRNLAQRLQADMRLDTYEHAQRLDMAYFESKSSGQLVATMNDDVNQLERFLDGGANSLIQVGVTVVAVGAVFFVISPLIALLAFTPIPLIIWGAFFFQRKAGPLYADVREKVGDLASRLSNNLSGIATIKSFTSEAREAERLRSVSEAYVEANRRAIQVSSAFIPVIRMAILAGFLATFTVGGMLALRGDLNVGAYGVLVFLTQRLLWPLTGLAEVIDLFERAMASTRRILDLLAVPVTVKDNEGKPLAEPVRGEVSFDAVSFRYAASGVGVESVSLHVPAGNTLALVGATGSGKSTLMKLLLRFYDPQAGRVCIDGQPIGEVSLASLRQAIGLVSQDVYLFEGSIRDNIAYGRPEASEAEVIEAARTAEAWEFIQALPQGLDTAVGERGVRLSGGQRQRLSLARALLKDPPILVLDEATSAVDNETEAAIQRSLAKIGHGRTVIMIAHRLSTIVHADEIVVIDGGRVAEQGTHAGLLEKGGRYAAQWRVQTGAMEESEALG from the coding sequence ATGTCTGCCAACGCTTCCGCCAACAGCTTCCAGGCACTGGTGCGCCTGCTACGCTACGCGCGCGGCTACCGGCGCCGCATCGTCGCCGCCACCACCTGCTCGGTCATCAACAAGATCTTCGATATCGCCCCCGAGATCCTCATCGGTGTGGCCATCGACGTGGTGGTCAACCAGGAGCACAGTTTCGTCGCGCGTATCGGCTTTACTACGCCCCAGGAGCAGATCGTGGTGCTGGCCGTGCTCACTTTCTTCATCTGGGCTGGCGAGTCGATCTTCGAATATCTCTACAAGATCCTGTGGCGCAACCTGGCCCAACGCCTGCAAGCCGACATGCGCCTGGATACCTACGAGCACGCCCAGCGCCTCGACATGGCCTACTTCGAGTCGAAGAGCTCGGGCCAGCTAGTGGCGACCATGAACGACGACGTCAACCAGCTCGAGCGCTTCCTCGATGGCGGCGCCAACTCACTGATCCAGGTCGGTGTCACCGTGGTGGCGGTGGGGGCGGTGTTCTTCGTCATCTCGCCGCTGATCGCACTACTGGCTTTCACGCCGATCCCGCTGATCATCTGGGGCGCGTTCTTCTTCCAGCGCAAGGCCGGCCCGCTCTATGCCGACGTGCGCGAGAAGGTCGGCGATCTGGCTAGCCGGCTCTCCAACAACCTCTCCGGCATTGCCACCATCAAGAGCTTTACCAGCGAGGCGCGCGAGGCCGAGCGGCTGCGCAGCGTCAGCGAGGCCTACGTGGAGGCCAATCGCCGCGCCATCCAGGTCAGTTCCGCCTTCATTCCGGTGATCCGCATGGCGATCCTGGCCGGTTTCCTGGCCACCTTCACCGTCGGCGGCATGCTGGCCCTGCGCGGCGACCTCAACGTCGGTGCCTACGGCGTGCTGGTGTTCCTCACCCAGCGCCTGCTGTGGCCGTTGACGGGACTCGCCGAGGTGATCGACCTGTTCGAACGCGCCATGGCCAGCACCCGCCGTATCCTCGACCTGTTGGCGGTGCCGGTCACGGTGAAGGACAACGAAGGCAAGCCGCTGGCCGAGCCAGTGCGCGGCGAGGTGAGCTTCGACGCAGTGAGCTTCCGCTATGCCGCCAGCGGGGTGGGCGTGGAGAGTGTCAGCCTGCACGTGCCCGCCGGCAACACCCTGGCGCTGGTGGGCGCTACCGGCTCGGGCAAATCGACCCTGATGAAGCTGCTGCTACGCTTCTATGATCCCCAGGCCGGCCGTGTCTGCATCGACGGTCAGCCGATCGGCGAGGTGAGTCTCGCCTCGCTGCGCCAGGCCATCGGCCTGGTCAGCCAGGACGTCTACCTGTTCGAGGGCTCGATTCGTGACAACATCGCCTACGGCCGGCCCGAGGCCAGCGAGGCGGAAGTCATCGAAGCAGCGCGCACCGCCGAGGCGTGGGAATTCATCCAGGCCTTGCCCCAGGGGCTCGACACCGCCGTGGGCGAGCGCGGCGTGCGTCTCTCCGGGGGCCAGCGCCAGCGCCTCTCGCTGGCGCGGGCGCTGCTCAAGGATCCACCTATCCTGGTACTCGACGAAGCCACCAGTGCGGTGGACAACGAGACCGAGGCGGCCATCCAGCGCTCGCTGGCCAAGATCGGCCACGGTCGCACGGTGATCATGATTGCCCATCGGCTCTCGACCATCGTGCATGCCGACGAGATCGTGGTGATCGACGGTGGGCGGGTCGCAGAGCAGGGCACTCACGCTGGGCTGCTGGAAAAGGGCGGGCGCTACGCCGCCCAGTGGCGGGTCCAGACCGGCGCGATGGAGGAGAGCGAAGCGCTCGGCTGA
- a CDS encoding AEC family transporter, whose product MLADLFAVMAPVLAGAGLGFTWIRLGHPYPVDFVTRLVFNIGTPALVIASLSSAEIDASSFGRTMLATALVMCCMAAATFVMARLLRRDWRVLLAPMMYPNTGNMGLPVVLYAFGSAGFAFGITVMVTVSLFQFTIGAMFASSGNPLRTLVRTPTVYAILIALALLLSDTELPRWLANSVGLISGFTVPLMMITLGVSLASIKVKNLRSGIGFSLLRTPVAALLAWGIGSLLDLSPLALSILVLQMSMPVAVFNYLFAQRAQREPEYVASLVFCSTLLALLYLPVLLAILM is encoded by the coding sequence ATGCTCGCCGACCTCTTCGCCGTGATGGCCCCCGTACTGGCCGGCGCAGGCCTCGGCTTCACCTGGATTCGCCTGGGCCACCCTTATCCCGTCGACTTCGTGACCCGGCTGGTGTTCAACATCGGCACCCCGGCCCTGGTCATCGCCTCGCTCTCGAGCGCCGAGATCGATGCAAGCAGCTTCGGACGCACCATGCTGGCCACCGCCCTGGTGATGTGCTGCATGGCGGCAGCCACCTTCGTCATGGCCCGCCTGCTGCGCCGGGACTGGCGGGTACTGCTGGCGCCGATGATGTACCCCAATACCGGCAACATGGGCCTGCCGGTGGTGCTCTACGCCTTCGGCAGTGCCGGCTTCGCCTTCGGCATCACGGTAATGGTCACGGTCTCGCTGTTCCAGTTCACCATCGGTGCCATGTTTGCCAGCAGCGGCAATCCATTGCGTACACTGGTCAGGACGCCTACGGTTTACGCTATCCTGATTGCACTGGCCCTGTTGCTGAGCGACACCGAGCTACCGCGCTGGCTAGCCAACAGCGTGGGGTTGATCTCGGGCTTCACCGTCCCGCTGATGATGATAACGCTGGGTGTCTCGCTAGCCAGCATCAAGGTGAAGAACCTGCGTTCGGGCATTGGCTTCAGCCTGCTGCGCACCCCGGTGGCGGCGTTGCTGGCCTGGGGCATCGGCTCGCTGCTCGATCTCTCGCCGCTGGCGCTCAGCATCCTCGTGCTGCAGATGAGCATGCCGGTGGCCGTGTTCAACTACCTGTTCGCACAACGTGCCCAGCGCGAGCCGGAATACGTCGCCAGCCTGGTGTTCTGTTCCACCCTGCTGGCCCTGCTTTATTTGCCTGTCCTGCTGGCTATCCTGATGTAG
- a CDS encoding PQQ-dependent sugar dehydrogenase: protein MHEASKRLAVPLLAGIVGSTGSAQAVEVVAERIATEHFDLRLERIAEGLEHPWSVAMLPDGRFLVSERPGRLALVEEDGSVTHLDGLPEIRARIQGGLLDVVLHPQYGDGEHDWIYFTWSKPEGNGQTATALGRARLDDARLSDVETLFVQGQPADPGRHYGSRLAWLPDGTLLMSIGERGTPARAQDSRDHAGSILRLTETGDVPDDNPFVDDEDTLDEIFTLGNRNAQGLIVTQQGEAWATEHGPLGGDELNLLVGGENYGWPEVSLGLGYGSRNPIGEDSLPGMRDPVHVFEERFAPSGLAQVTAETFDAWQGNLLAGGLHSEQLHRLVLEGDQVSDWEMVLDGQIGRIRDVRQGHDGAIYLLNDDPQGSLYRLRPVD from the coding sequence ATGCATGAAGCAAGCAAGCGGCTGGCAGTTCCCCTGCTGGCCGGCATCGTCGGGAGCACCGGATCGGCTCAAGCCGTCGAGGTCGTCGCCGAGCGTATCGCCACCGAACACTTCGACCTGCGCCTGGAGCGCATCGCCGAAGGGCTCGAGCACCCCTGGTCCGTGGCCATGCTGCCCGATGGCCGCTTCCTGGTCAGCGAGCGCCCGGGACGCTTGGCGCTGGTCGAAGAGGATGGCAGCGTCACCCACCTGGATGGCCTGCCCGAGATCCGCGCCCGAATTCAGGGCGGCCTGCTCGACGTAGTGCTGCACCCCCAGTATGGCGACGGCGAACACGACTGGATCTACTTTACCTGGAGCAAGCCCGAAGGTAACGGCCAGACCGCCACAGCCCTGGGCCGGGCTCGCCTGGACGATGCCCGTCTGAGCGATGTCGAAACCCTGTTCGTACAGGGACAACCTGCCGACCCGGGCCGTCACTACGGTTCACGGCTCGCCTGGCTGCCCGACGGTACCCTGCTGATGAGCATCGGTGAACGAGGCACGCCAGCACGGGCACAGGACAGCCGCGATCATGCCGGCAGCATACTGCGCCTGACGGAAACCGGAGACGTCCCCGACGACAACCCCTTCGTCGATGACGAGGACACTCTCGACGAGATCTTCACCCTTGGCAACCGCAACGCCCAAGGCCTGATCGTCACCCAGCAGGGAGAAGCCTGGGCCACCGAGCACGGCCCCCTGGGCGGCGACGAACTCAACCTACTGGTCGGTGGTGAAAACTACGGCTGGCCCGAGGTGAGCCTAGGGCTTGGTTACGGCTCCCGTAACCCCATCGGCGAAGACTCCCTACCCGGCATGCGCGATCCGGTGCACGTCTTCGAAGAGCGCTTCGCCCCCTCCGGCCTGGCACAGGTCACCGCGGAGACGTTCGATGCCTGGCAGGGCAACCTGTTGGCGGGCGGGCTGCACAGCGAGCAGTTGCATCGCCTGGTGCTGGAGGGAGATCAGGTGAGCGATTGGGAGATGGTGCTCGATGGACAGATTGGAAGGATTCGCGACGTACGCCAGGGGCACGATGGCGCCATTTATCTGCTCAACGACGACCCGCAGGGCAGTCTCTATCGGCTGAGACCGGTGGATTGA
- a CDS encoding sodium:solute symporter family transporter, producing MPEFELANIDLVIVGLYVAMILGIGFWAGRKQQDSESYFLAGRGTLWPLVGLSLVSANLSGTSYIGLAGAGYHDGIAVWNYEWMATLVLVFFVLFILPFYLRSRVSTMPEFLARRYDKRSRYAFSLFSIFTAILIDSAGALFAGGITLQLLFPEVPLGVLIGAMALLGGGYVILGGLRAVIVTDTIQCVLLYVAGGVIFFLVFRELGSWSAVQDAAPEGGFSVVKPADDDFLPWPGIFTGVLWLGFYYWTTNHIVMQKVLSAKSVDHGRWGALLAGFLQLPLLFLLILPGTMGRAIYPDLAEADLIWPTLAFDLLPIGLRGLVLAALVAALMSTLDSVLNGASSLVVNDFIRTRKKNRSAKQLLLISRAMVGVFMVLAGLWAPVILTFEGIVEYFQSFLGYVTMPAVVIFLGGLFWRRATAAAGFWTLVIGAPIGMTGFLAGEIFELYQLQFLYGTGLMLLLCVSIFVVVTLSTEAPKEEELKDCVWSRAAWREESRDLAGKPWWQNYRVLAGLLVVVTVIWVSLFI from the coding sequence GTGCCCGAGTTCGAACTGGCAAATATCGATCTGGTGATCGTCGGCCTGTATGTGGCCATGATTCTCGGCATCGGCTTTTGGGCCGGCCGCAAGCAGCAGGATTCGGAGAGCTACTTTCTCGCCGGTCGCGGCACGCTCTGGCCCCTGGTCGGGCTGAGCCTGGTTTCCGCCAACCTCTCCGGCACCTCCTACATCGGCCTGGCGGGTGCGGGCTATCACGACGGCATCGCGGTGTGGAACTACGAGTGGATGGCCACGCTGGTGCTGGTGTTCTTCGTGCTATTCATCCTGCCGTTCTACCTGCGCTCGCGGGTCAGCACCATGCCGGAGTTCCTCGCCCGCCGCTACGACAAGCGCTCGCGCTACGCCTTTTCGCTATTCTCGATTTTCACCGCCATCCTGATCGACAGTGCCGGCGCGCTGTTTGCCGGCGGCATCACCTTGCAATTGCTGTTCCCCGAGGTGCCGCTGGGCGTGCTGATTGGCGCCATGGCGCTGCTCGGCGGCGGCTATGTGATTCTCGGTGGGTTGCGGGCGGTCATCGTCACCGACACCATCCAGTGCGTGCTGCTCTACGTCGCGGGTGGCGTCATCTTCTTCCTGGTCTTTCGCGAGCTGGGCTCCTGGAGCGCCGTGCAGGACGCAGCGCCGGAGGGCGGTTTCAGCGTGGTGAAGCCGGCCGACGACGACTTCCTGCCCTGGCCCGGAATTTTCACCGGGGTGCTGTGGTTGGGCTTCTACTACTGGACGACCAACCACATCGTGATGCAGAAGGTGCTCTCCGCCAAGAGTGTCGACCACGGCCGCTGGGGTGCGCTGCTGGCGGGTTTTCTCCAGTTGCCGCTGCTGTTCCTGCTGATCCTGCCCGGCACCATGGGCCGCGCCATCTATCCGGACCTGGCCGAGGCGGACCTGATCTGGCCCACACTGGCCTTCGACCTCCTGCCTATCGGCCTACGTGGCCTGGTGCTGGCGGCACTGGTCGCTGCGCTCATGTCGACGCTCGACTCGGTGCTCAATGGCGCTTCCTCGCTGGTGGTCAACGATTTCATCAGGACGCGCAAGAAGAATCGCAGCGCGAAGCAGTTGCTCCTGATCAGCCGCGCCATGGTCGGCGTGTTCATGGTGCTCGCGGGGCTATGGGCACCGGTGATCCTCACCTTCGAGGGCATCGTCGAGTATTTCCAATCCTTCCTCGGCTACGTCACGATGCCCGCCGTGGTCATCTTTCTCGGCGGGCTGTTCTGGCGGCGGGCCACCGCGGCGGCAGGGTTCTGGACCCTGGTCATCGGCGCGCCGATCGGCATGACCGGCTTTCTGGCCGGCGAGATCTTCGAACTCTACCAGCTGCAGTTCCTCTACGGCACCGGCCTCATGCTGCTGCTTTGCGTGTCGATCTTCGTGGTCGTCACGCTGAGCACCGAAGCACCGAAGGAGGAGGAACTCAAGGATTGCGTCTGGTCGCGAGCAGCCTGGCGCGAGGAGTCCCGCGACCTTGCCGGCAAGCCGTGGTGGCAGAACTATCGTGTGCTGGCTGGCCTGCTGGTGGTGGTGACGGTGATCTGGGTTTCCCTGTTCATCTAG